A region from the Tachyglossus aculeatus isolate mTacAcu1 chromosome X2, mTacAcu1.pri, whole genome shotgun sequence genome encodes:
- the LOC119949267 gene encoding protocadherin beta-16-like, translating to MKTKWEKIRRIRQVMFLAISLNVLQVGSNSVLYSVLEETESGSFVANVAKDLGLDIGDLSAREAQIVSKGGQQYFHLNRQTGDLTLNEKLDREVLCGQRESCVVYFQILMENPFEFYRAEVKVIDVNDHSPVFLNKVTLLNIPESSAPGKIFLLESAVDLDVGNNSLQVYTISPNAYFHINTRSRSDGRKFPELVLDKALDREQQAEIHLTIMALDGGSPPRSGQSEVRILVVDVNDNAPEFIHPRYEVQIPENSPLGFLVVSVSANDLDAGNYGAVSYSIFQASEEILQKFQINSDSGEIRLEGKLDREETQAYEIDIQAKDGGGLSGKSTVLVQVIDVNDNPPEITMSSVTSLISENAPETVVAVFSISDRDSGDNGRMVCSIQEDLPFVLKQRFENFFTLLTDRELDRESQSEYNITIAVTDLGSPRLKVEKNITVLISDVNDNPPVFNQTSYTLYLRENNSPALHIGSVHALDKDSGDNARVSYSLLSPEDGDFPLASYISINSNNGNLYALRSMDYEAIRDFHFAVRAVDSGSPALSSQATVRVVVLDDNDNSPFVLYPLQNGTAPCNDLVPRWAEAGYMVTKVVAVDADSAQNSWLSFQLLKATDPGLFSVWPHSGEIRTTRLITDRDAIKQRLVVVVKDHGEPPLSTVVTLHVLLVDGFSDSYVRLSEVPRDEEQEDPLTVYLVIALASVSFLFLFSVIVFIVVRLWSRRRDIMDAASLGPDGQFPGHLVDVNGTGTLSHSYRYEVCLTTGSGNSEFKFLKPVIPSLPVNGTGSDLEGGLPSQSRFNLNWGAGTPEHI from the coding sequence ATGAAAACCAAATGGGAGAAAATCCGGCGGATAAGGCAAGTTATGTTTCTTGCTATTTCCCTTAATGTTTTGCAAGTCGGGTCTAATTCCGTCCTTTATTCGGTACTGGAGGAAACAGAGAGCGGTTCCTTTGTCGCTAATGTGGCAAAGGACTTGGGACTGGATATCGGGGATCTCTCCGCCCGGGAAGCTCAGATCGTTTCCAAAGGGGGCCAACAATATTTCCACCTCAATCGCCAAACCGGGGATTTGACTCTAAACGAGAAACTCGATCGGGAGGTCTTATGCGGGCAGAGGGAGTCCTGTGTAGTGTATTTCCAGATTTTAATGGAAAACCCTTTCGAGTTTTATCGGGCTGAAGTGAAGGTCATAGATGTAAACGACCATTCTCCAGTGTTTCTGAACAAGGTAACACTTCTGAATATCCCGGAGAGTAGTGCTCCAGGGAAAATATTTCTCCTGGAAAGTGCAGTGGATTTGGATGTGGGAAACAACAGCCTCCAGGTTTATACCATCAGTCCTAACGCCTACTTCCACATTAACACACGCAGTAGAAGTGACGGCAGAAAATTCCCGGAGCTGGTATTGGATAAAGCACTGGATCGGGAGCAGCAGGCTGAGATCCACTTAACCATCATGGCCCTGGATGGCGGGTCTCCCCCCAGATCCGGACAATCTGAGGTTcgcattctggtagtggatgtAAATGACAACGCCCCTGAGTTCATTCACCCACGATATGAGGTTCAGATTCCCGAAAACAGTCCCCTGGGCTTTTTGGTTGTCTCTGTATCTGCTAATGACTTAGACGCGGGAAACTATGGGGCTGTATCATACTCGATTTTTCAAGCTTCGGAAGAAATTCTTCAAAAATTTCAAATAAATTCTGATTCGGGAGAAATTCGACTCGAAGGAAAACTGGACCGTGAAGAAACTCAGGCATATGAGATCGACATTCAGGCTAAAGACGGAGGGGGTCTATCTGGAAAATCCACGGTCCTAGTTCAGGTTATTGATGTAAACGATAATCCTCCAGAGATCACCATGTCGTCAGTCACCAGCCTAATCTCTGAGAATGCGCCCGAGACCGTGGTCGCTGTTTTCAGCATATCAGACCGCGACTCTGGGGACAACGGTAGAATGGTTTGCTCCATCCAGGAAGATTTGCCTTTCGTCCTCAAACAGAGGTTCGAGAACTTCTTCACCCTGCTAACTGACCGAGAACTGGACAGAGAGAGCCAATCCGAATACAATATCACCATCGCTGTTACGGATTTGGGCTCCCCGAGGCTCAAAGTGGAGAAGAACATCACGGTGCTGATATCCGATGTCAATGACAACCCGCCGGTGTTTAATCAAACATCCTACACGCTGTATCTCCGGGAAAACAACAGCCCTGCCTTGCACATCGGCAGTGTCCACGCCCTGGACAAAGACTCGGGAGATAACGCCAGGGTGTCCTACTCCCTGCTGTCTCCGGAAGATGGCGACTTTCCCCTGGCCTCCTACATCTCCATCAACTCGAACAATGGCAATCTCTATGCTCTGAGATCCATGGATTATGAAGCCATTCGGGACTTCCACTTCGCAGTCAGGGCGGTGGATAGTGGTTCCCCGGCCCTGAGCAGCCAGGCGACGGTCCGGGTGGTGGTCCTGGATGACAATGACAATAGTCCTTTCGTCCTGTATCCTCTGCAGAACGGCACCGCCCCCTGTAACGATCTGGTCCCCAGATGGGCGGAGGCCGGCTACATGGTGACCAAGGTGGTGGCGGTGGATGCGGACTCGGCTCAGAACTCTTGGCTTTCCTTCCAACTCCTCAAGGCCACGGACCCTGGACTCTTCAGCGTGTGGCCCCACAGTGGGGAAATCCGAACCACGAGGCTCATCACCGACAGAGACGCCATCAAGCAGAGACTCGTTGTCGTGGTGAAGGATCACGGGGAGCCCCCTCTCTCCACCGTGGTCACCCTGCACGTGCTTTTAGTGGATGGTTTTTCGGACTCCTACGTGAGGCTCTCAGAAGTACCAAGGGACGAAGAACAGGAGGACCCCCTGACGGTGTACCTGGTCATTGCTCTGGCCTCCGTctcattcctcttcctcttctcggtGATCGTCTTCATCGTAGTGAGGCtgtggagcaggaggagagacatCATGGATGCTGCCAGCCTAGGCCCCGATGGCCAATTTCCTGGGCATTTAGTCGATGTCAACGGCACcgggaccctgtcccacagttaCCGCTATGAGGTGTGTTTAACTACTGGGTCAGGAAATAGTGAGTTCAAGTTTCTCAAGCCTGTCATTCCCAGTCTCCCAGTTAATGGTACTGGAAGCGATCTGGAGGGTGGTCTCCCCTCCCAAAGTCGTTTCAATCTAAACTGGGGGGCGGGTACCCCTGAACATATCTGA